The region CCATACAGTTTGGACTGGCTTATGCCCCCCTAGAAATTATGAAACAGCAAAAAATACTTGAAAAGAATTTGCCCGGCGTAGAAATAGAATGGAAGCAGTTGGGTAATACTGCCGCCATACGTGAAGCCATGCTGTCAGGTGACTTAGATGCGGGTTTTATGGCAATTCCTCCTTTTTTAATAGGCTGGGATAAAGGCATGGAGTGGAAAATATGCTGCGGATTATCCAAAAGTCCTGTCAGCCTTGTGACCTGGAAGGAAAATATAAAATCCATAAGGGATTTTACAAAAGAGGACAGAATTGCAATGCCCCAGCCCGGAAGCGTTCAGGATATATTGCTAGCCATGGCCTGTGGAAAGGGGTTCGATAACCCCCGGAAATTTGAAGGACAAATAATTACTCTTTCCCATCCTGACGGTATGAATGCTCTGTTAACCCGCGGAGATGTGACGGCACATTTTACCGCTCCTCCTTATTTATCCATGGAGCTTGAAGAACCGGGCGTCCATGAAATACTAAAAGGAAACGACGTAATGGAAGGAGACTTTACTTTTATTGTGGGTGTAACCACGGACAAATTTTATGATAACAGCCCAGAGCTT is a window of Oxobacter pfennigii DNA encoding:
- a CDS encoding ABC transporter substrate-binding protein is translated as MKKILLDKRGFILLIIVLVLPPILFGCTKMQGRKDNQERIQIAIQFGLAYAPLEIMKQQKILEKNLPGVEIEWKQLGNTAAIREAMLSGDLDAGFMAIPPFLIGWDKGMEWKICCGLSKSPVSLVTWKENIKSIRDFTKEDRIAMPQPGSVQDILLAMACGKGFDNPRKFEGQIITLSHPDGMNALLTRGDVTAHFTAPPYLSMELEEPGVHEILKGNDVMEGDFTFIVGVTTDKFYDNSPELYEGFIASIKESADFINDNPEEAAHILSQVYDMPEEDILEYLHMEGVEYGLNVEGTKKFAGFMKKNGYISRDITNERDIFQEDVEHEN